In the Muricauda sp. MAR_2010_75 genome, one interval contains:
- the mnmE gene encoding tRNA uridine-5-carboxymethylaminomethyl(34) synthesis GTPase MnmE, with amino-acid sequence MSYTDNIVALATPSGTGAIAVIRISGPDAVSIADSIFKSVKGKELSKQKSHTIHLGHVVDDGKILDEVLVSIFKGPYSYTGENVVEISCHGSPYIQQQIIQLVLRKGCRAASAGEFTLRAFLNGKMDLSQAEAVADLIASDSEAAHDIAMQQMRGGFSNEIQKLREELLNFASLIELELDFSQEDVEFADRTQFNELLNRISEVLKKLIDSFALGNVIKHGIPVAIVGQPNVGKSTLLNVLLNEERAIVSDIAGTTRDTVEDQISLNGINFRFIDTAGIRETVDVVEKIGIERTFDKIEKARLIIFLFDRMDFDRSELKRIQNRYPNKQLVPICNKVDLLEQSQIEELRKEIPEVLFLSAKNKTGIPELEKKLLALVDSGALSGDETIITNSRHYDALLKALEEIQKVKEGMEMGLASDLMAIDIRQALFHLGEITGSVTTDDLLGNIFSNFCIGK; translated from the coding sequence ATGTCATACACGGATAACATTGTAGCCTTGGCCACCCCTTCTGGAACAGGGGCCATTGCAGTGATTCGCATTTCTGGGCCGGATGCCGTTTCCATTGCTGACTCCATTTTTAAATCGGTAAAAGGAAAAGAACTATCCAAGCAGAAGAGTCACACCATTCATTTGGGTCACGTAGTGGACGATGGGAAAATTTTGGATGAAGTCCTCGTTTCAATTTTTAAAGGGCCGTATTCCTATACCGGAGAAAATGTGGTGGAAATATCCTGTCATGGCTCCCCCTATATCCAACAACAAATCATCCAATTGGTTTTGCGAAAGGGCTGCCGAGCTGCATCGGCAGGTGAGTTTACCCTTCGTGCTTTTTTAAATGGTAAAATGGATTTGAGTCAGGCGGAGGCTGTGGCCGATTTAATCGCAAGCGACAGTGAAGCGGCGCACGATATCGCCATGCAGCAAATGCGGGGTGGTTTTAGCAATGAAATCCAAAAGTTACGGGAGGAACTTCTGAACTTTGCTTCCCTTATTGAGTTGGAGCTGGATTTTTCACAGGAAGATGTTGAATTTGCAGACCGGACCCAATTCAACGAGTTGTTGAATCGCATTAGTGAAGTGCTCAAAAAACTGATTGATTCTTTTGCATTGGGGAATGTCATAAAACATGGTATTCCCGTGGCCATTGTAGGACAGCCCAATGTGGGTAAATCCACGCTACTCAATGTTTTGTTGAATGAGGAAAGGGCCATTGTAAGTGACATTGCTGGAACCACTAGAGACACTGTTGAAGACCAAATCAGTCTCAATGGCATCAATTTTAGGTTTATTGATACTGCTGGCATCCGTGAAACGGTAGATGTCGTGGAAAAAATAGGAATTGAGCGCACATTTGACAAAATTGAAAAGGCCCGTTTGATTATTTTCCTTTTTGATCGTATGGATTTTGACCGTTCGGAATTGAAGCGGATTCAAAATCGCTATCCCAATAAACAATTGGTCCCTATTTGCAATAAGGTAGATTTGTTGGAGCAATCCCAAATAGAGGAATTGCGAAAGGAAATTCCAGAGGTTCTCTTTCTTTCGGCCAAGAATAAAACGGGAATCCCTGAATTGGAAAAGAAACTACTTGCTTTAGTGGATTCGGGTGCGTTGAGCGGGGATGAGACCATTATTACCAATAGTCGCCATTATGATGCCCTACTAAAGGCTTTGGAGGAAATCCAAAAAGTAAAAGAAGGTATGGAAATGGGATTGGCCAGTGATCTTATGGCTATTGACATTCGCCAAGCCTTGTTTCATTTGGGAGAAATCACGGGGAGCGTTACTACCGATGATCTTTTGGGCAACATTTTTTCCAACTTCTGCATCGGGAAATAA
- a CDS encoding DUF4870 domain-containing protein codes for MEVVNQNVMRKDNTLLSITHLTQLLSYVIGFGSLIVPLIIWLSSRDKVEGMNEHGKAIINLQLSLILYIIISIPAILLLGLGILGLIATGILGFVLPIVNAVKASNGESPSYFLTIQFV; via the coding sequence ATGGAAGTTGTTAATCAAAATGTTATGCGAAAGGACAACACCTTGTTGTCCATCACCCACTTAACTCAATTATTATCTTATGTAATTGGGTTTGGAAGTCTAATTGTTCCTTTGATAATCTGGTTGTCGTCAAGAGATAAGGTTGAGGGAATGAATGAGCATGGAAAGGCCATCATTAACCTACAATTGAGCCTCATATTGTATATTATAATTAGTATTCCAGCCATCTTGCTTTTGGGCTTGGGGATTTTGGGCTTGATCGCAACAGGAATCTTAGGTTTTGTGTTGCCCATAGTCAATGCGGTAAAAGCGTCTAATGGAGAATCACCTTCTTATTTTCTAACAATTCAATTTGTATAG
- a CDS encoding GNAT family N-acetyltransferase: MKIPFVESHNFFFDFFEKNQIPAFYSKIDGVPKSFFTEADPSKKTKNKVHIVNCVPPHVLDDGDSIDPTYGFFSKSYRMGFAMDLTNHDSASAYLSDRFAKKTFKNLRQDRQRLERDHNIRIVTYFGNIDRALCTELLNTLKKYVESRFEGRTHKHTALSRWDFYAETTYENICAKRASLFVVYNNNDPIAISLSYHYKNIFNATITSFDQAYFRYSLGKLMFVWQLEWCYENGYGLLDTGWGNLDYKIKFCNAVYYYNTHVFYQKKSLFKKILAYTISWLLHKKHHLITLRGKKIQDLESAYEGLWLKPERFKY, from the coding sequence ATGAAAATACCCTTTGTAGAATCACATAACTTCTTTTTTGACTTTTTTGAAAAAAATCAAATCCCAGCTTTTTACAGCAAGATTGACGGTGTTCCCAAATCCTTTTTTACTGAGGCTGATCCATCAAAAAAAACAAAAAACAAAGTACATATTGTAAACTGTGTCCCTCCACATGTTCTTGACGATGGAGATAGTATAGACCCTACCTATGGCTTTTTTTCAAAATCATACCGAATGGGGTTTGCCATGGACCTGACCAATCACGATTCCGCTAGTGCGTATTTAAGCGATAGATTCGCTAAAAAGACTTTTAAAAATCTCCGGCAAGATCGGCAAAGACTGGAACGTGACCATAACATTCGCATAGTAACATACTTTGGCAATATTGATCGAGCCTTGTGCACAGAACTTTTGAACACCCTAAAAAAGTATGTGGAAAGTCGGTTTGAAGGTAGAACACACAAGCACACAGCCTTAAGTAGATGGGATTTTTATGCCGAAACAACGTATGAAAATATATGTGCAAAAAGAGCATCCCTGTTTGTAGTATATAATAACAATGATCCCATTGCCATATCGCTCAGTTATCACTACAAAAACATTTTTAACGCCACCATCACCTCATTTGACCAAGCGTATTTCAGATACAGTTTAGGGAAACTTATGTTTGTATGGCAGCTAGAATGGTGTTATGAAAACGGATACGGGCTATTGGATACCGGGTGGGGCAACTTGGACTATAAAATCAAATTTTGCAACGCCGTTTACTATTATAACACTCATGTATTTTACCAAAAGAAAAGTTTATTTAAAAAGATTTTGGCCTATACCATAAGCTGGTTACTACATAAGAAGCACCATTTAATAACGCTTCGTGGTAAAAAAATACAAGATTTAGAAAGTGCCTATGAGGGACTATGGCTGAAACCCGAACGGTTCAAGTACTGA
- the dnaN gene encoding DNA polymerase III subunit beta yields the protein MKFIVSSTYLLKQLQVLGGVINNSNTLPILDNFLFDLKQNQLTVSASDLETTMSSVLEVDSDAEGTIAVPARLLLDTLKTFPEQPLTFVVEDNNTVEISSNHGKYALAYADGAEFPKAVEVSDPSSTTLLGDILATAIYKTIFAAGNDDLRPVMSGVFFQFSQENLTFVATDAHKLVKYQRQDVTASQVAEFIMPKKPLTLLKGILAGSESEVTIEYNDSNAKFIFDNSELICRLIDGKYPNYEAVIPKENPNKLTISRNQFLSSVRRVSIFSNKTTHQIRLKIAGAELNISAEDVDYSNKAEERLSCSYQGDDMQIGFNSRFLLEMLNNLSSDDVSLEMSLPNRAGILTPIDGLDEGEHVTMLVMPVMLNN from the coding sequence ATGAAGTTTATTGTATCCAGTACATATTTATTGAAACAATTACAGGTTTTGGGAGGAGTTATTAACAATAGCAACACGCTCCCAATCCTAGATAATTTTCTGTTCGATTTAAAACAGAACCAACTTACGGTCTCTGCATCCGACCTTGAAACCACTATGAGTTCTGTACTTGAAGTGGATTCCGACGCGGAAGGCACGATTGCTGTTCCAGCGCGTTTGTTGTTGGACACCTTAAAGACATTTCCGGAACAACCCCTCACCTTTGTAGTTGAGGATAACAATACGGTGGAAATCAGTTCCAACCACGGTAAATATGCCTTGGCGTATGCGGACGGTGCTGAGTTCCCAAAAGCAGTGGAAGTTTCCGACCCGAGTTCCACTACCCTCTTGGGCGATATTTTGGCCACGGCCATCTACAAAACCATATTTGCGGCCGGAAACGATGACCTTCGCCCAGTGATGAGCGGGGTGTTCTTTCAATTTTCTCAAGAGAATTTGACTTTTGTGGCCACAGATGCACACAAATTGGTAAAATACCAACGGCAAGATGTCACCGCCTCGCAAGTGGCGGAATTCATCATGCCCAAAAAGCCATTGACCCTTTTAAAGGGTATTTTGGCAGGCTCAGAATCCGAAGTGACTATTGAGTATAACGATAGCAATGCTAAGTTCATTTTTGATAATTCAGAATTAATCTGTCGCTTGATTGACGGAAAATACCCCAATTATGAAGCGGTAATTCCAAAGGAAAACCCCAACAAACTGACCATCTCCAGGAATCAGTTCCTAAGCTCAGTCCGAAGGGTATCCATTTTCTCCAACAAGACCACACACCAAATCCGATTGAAAATTGCCGGAGCCGAGTTGAACATATCTGCTGAAGATGTGGATTACAGTAACAAGGCCGAAGAACGTCTTTCCTGCTCCTATCAAGGTGACGATATGCAGATTGGGTTCAATTCCCGATTCTTATTGGAAATGCTCAATAATCTATCTTCCGATGATGTTTCGTTGGAAATGAGCTTACCCAACAGGGCGGGGATTCTAACCCCTATTGACGGACTGGATGAGGGTGAGCATGTTACCATGCTAGTAATGCCAGTAATGCTGAACAACTAA
- the gldG gene encoding gliding motility-associated ABC transporter substrate-binding protein GldG, with amino-acid sequence MKKFLISAVVALVAVVVLNILASFTYTRFDLTEDKRYTLSEPAIEVAKKFDAPVVIDVLLDGAIPPEFSKLKSETIQLLESFASKNKNITYNLVDPLEDESRAQQTIAELQGLGLQPASVTVQENGKVSQEMVFPWAMVNYGNQTVKVALLKNKIGSSAEERINNSVQQLEYAFADAFTKLNITEKKSIAVIKGNGELPDMYLADYLTTIREYYNIAAITLDSVASNPQKVLDQLEGFDMALIAKPTEPFSDQEKYVMDQYVVNGGKSIWLVDQVAMEMDSILAGGGSAFALPRELNLKDFFFKYGVRINPVLVNDMYFTQIVLATGEGNDSQYDPVPWYYNPMVFSKNNHPINTNIEAVRYQFTSPIDVLENDYEKTILLQSSPLSKIDGTPRQVSLDILNNPPNQEAYTPGNMPLAVLIEGDFVSMYKNRVKPLKLQHVQEEGPANKMIVISDGDVIKNQLRNGRPLELGYDKWTNSFYGNKEFLVNCTNYLLDNDGLINIRSKKVSIPLLDVKKIAADKTKWQFINIGVPVLLTLLFGVFFSYYRKRKLAV; translated from the coding sequence ATGAAAAAGTTTCTTATTTCAGCAGTGGTGGCGCTTGTTGCTGTTGTGGTGTTGAACATCCTGGCAAGTTTTACCTACACCCGTTTCGACCTTACCGAAGACAAGCGGTATACTTTGTCAGAACCCGCCATCGAAGTGGCTAAAAAGTTTGATGCTCCTGTGGTGATTGATGTACTTTTGGATGGTGCTATTCCACCGGAATTTTCAAAATTGAAGTCAGAGACCATTCAATTGTTGGAATCCTTTGCCTCAAAAAACAAAAACATCACCTACAACTTGGTAGACCCTTTGGAAGATGAGAGTCGAGCCCAACAGACCATCGCCGAACTGCAAGGTTTAGGACTTCAACCTGCCAGCGTAACGGTTCAAGAAAATGGCAAGGTTTCCCAAGAAATGGTCTTTCCGTGGGCCATGGTAAATTATGGCAATCAGACCGTAAAAGTGGCATTGCTCAAAAATAAAATTGGGTCATCTGCGGAGGAACGCATCAACAATTCCGTTCAACAATTGGAATACGCTTTTGCCGACGCGTTTACCAAATTGAACATCACCGAAAAGAAAAGCATAGCTGTCATCAAAGGAAATGGGGAACTCCCAGATATGTACTTGGCGGATTATTTGACCACTATTCGGGAGTATTACAACATAGCAGCCATTACGTTGGATTCCGTGGCATCCAACCCACAAAAAGTATTGGACCAACTGGAAGGCTTTGATATGGCCTTGATTGCCAAACCCACCGAGCCGTTTTCTGACCAAGAAAAATATGTAATGGACCAATACGTGGTGAACGGTGGAAAATCTATTTGGTTGGTAGATCAGGTGGCCATGGAAATGGACAGCATTCTAGCCGGCGGGGGAAGTGCCTTTGCTCTGCCTCGCGAACTCAACCTTAAGGATTTCTTTTTTAAGTATGGGGTGCGGATCAATCCGGTTTTGGTGAACGATATGTATTTTACCCAGATTGTTTTGGCTACAGGAGAGGGCAATGATTCTCAATATGACCCTGTACCGTGGTACTACAACCCCATGGTGTTTTCCAAAAACAACCATCCCATCAACACCAATATTGAAGCGGTTCGTTATCAATTTACAAGTCCAATTGACGTTTTGGAAAACGATTACGAAAAAACCATTCTATTGCAAAGTTCACCGCTGTCCAAAATTGATGGTACACCCAGACAGGTAAGTTTGGATATTTTGAACAATCCTCCAAACCAAGAAGCATACACCCCTGGAAATATGCCATTGGCCGTATTGATTGAGGGTGACTTTGTTTCCATGTACAAAAATCGGGTGAAGCCGCTCAAATTACAGCATGTACAAGAGGAAGGTCCGGCCAACAAAATGATTGTTATTTCGGATGGGGATGTCATAAAAAATCAATTGCGAAATGGCAGACCTTTGGAACTGGGGTACGATAAATGGACCAACAGTTTCTATGGCAACAAGGAATTTTTGGTCAACTGCACCAATTATCTTTTGGACAACGATGGACTTATAAACATTCGGAGCAAAAAAGTTTCCATTCCATTGTTGGATGTGAAAAAAATTGCCGCCGACAAAACCAAGTGGCAGTTTATAAACATTGGTGTTCCAGTACTCTTAACCTTACTTTTTGGTGTTTTCTTCAGCTATTACCGAAAGCGTAAATTGGCGGTCTAA
- the gldF gene encoding gliding motility-associated ABC transporter permease subunit GldF: protein MFAIFKREVRSFFTSPIGYLIVGAFLLLNGLFLWVFRGEYNIFDYGFADLGNFFLLAPWIFIFLVPAITMKSFSEERKMGTLELLLIKPISVWKLVLGKFWGAALLCIIAVIPTIVYVFAISSLGMIAGNYDLGMVLGSYFGLLFLISTYTAIGLFASTLSDNQIIAFLVGILLCFLVFNGFDAVSSLFLDGETQQMIQSIGAKSHFDSIARGIIDTRDLVYFISMTLLFLFLTFQRLKQLPR, encoded by the coding sequence ATGTTCGCTATTTTTAAGAGAGAGGTACGGTCTTTTTTCACATCGCCCATTGGGTATTTGATCGTTGGAGCCTTTTTGTTGCTCAACGGTCTTTTTTTGTGGGTCTTTCGAGGCGAGTACAACATATTTGACTACGGTTTTGCCGATTTGGGCAATTTCTTTTTGCTCGCTCCTTGGATTTTCATCTTTTTGGTTCCGGCCATCACCATGAAAAGTTTTTCCGAAGAACGTAAAATGGGAACGTTGGAATTGTTGCTCATCAAACCCATCTCCGTTTGGAAATTGGTGTTGGGCAAATTTTGGGGTGCTGCGCTGCTTTGCATCATCGCTGTCATTCCAACCATTGTCTACGTGTTTGCCATTTCCAGTCTGGGAATGATTGCAGGGAATTACGACCTCGGAATGGTTCTCGGCTCCTATTTTGGTCTCTTATTTTTGATTTCAACTTATACCGCCATCGGCCTATTTGCTTCTACCCTATCGGATAACCAAATCATTGCTTTTTTAGTAGGCATTTTATTGTGCTTTTTGGTGTTCAACGGATTTGATGCGGTTTCTTCGTTGTTTTTGGATGGTGAGACACAGCAAATGATTCAAAGTATAGGTGCAAAATCGCATTTTGATAGCATAGCACGTGGAATTATCGACACTCGAGATTTGGTGTATTTTATTTCGATGACGCTCCTCTTCTTGTTCCTCACTTTTCAACGCCTAAAACAACTGCCCCGATGA
- a CDS encoding carboxypeptidase-like regulatory domain-containing protein — MKNTILLLFFMLVMKLCAQNSSVSGKVFFKLDSSALPGATVLISGSEIGTQADYDGNFELSGLNQGKYDIIVEFVGYGKDTIKNVVLKKNSDLHIDLGLPSGPCYQFTDSNKCPIDGSSKNVIPIIYGLPGKKLMRKMKKGKIKLGGCEVTGCEPNWFCVRHQKEF, encoded by the coding sequence ATGAAAAATACTATACTTCTTTTGTTTTTCATGTTGGTAATGAAGCTTTGTGCCCAAAACAGCAGTGTTAGCGGAAAAGTCTTCTTTAAATTGGATTCATCCGCCTTACCAGGAGCCACAGTTTTAATAAGTGGCAGCGAAATTGGAACTCAAGCTGATTATGATGGTAATTTTGAATTATCTGGTTTGAATCAAGGCAAATATGATATAATTGTTGAATTTGTTGGTTATGGAAAGGATACTATTAAAAATGTAGTATTGAAAAAGAATTCTGATTTACATATTGATTTAGGTCTTCCCTCAGGACCTTGCTATCAGTTTACAGACTCAAATAAATGTCCGATAGATGGTTCATCTAAAAATGTTATCCCAATTATTTATGGACTTCCCGGTAAAAAATTAATGAGAAAAATGAAAAAGGGCAAGATCAAACTTGGTGGATGTGAGGTTACTGGTTGCGAGCCAAATTGGTTTTGTGTTAGGCATCAAAAGGAATTCTAA
- a CDS encoding putative quinol monooxygenase, producing MLIRIVKLTFKPENIPSFEQIFKESKNGILAFEGCNMVELYQDLKNPCVFFTYSFWEKESDLERYRASDFFKDVWGTTKQLFSEKPEAWSVNKVQTTN from the coding sequence ATGCTGATACGCATCGTAAAACTCACCTTTAAACCCGAAAATATTCCTAGTTTTGAGCAAATTTTTAAAGAATCAAAAAACGGAATCTTGGCGTTTGAAGGTTGTAATATGGTAGAGCTGTACCAAGACCTCAAAAATCCATGTGTGTTTTTTACGTATAGCTTTTGGGAAAAAGAATCGGATTTGGAAAGATATAGAGCATCAGATTTTTTTAAAGACGTATGGGGTACAACCAAACAATTGTTCAGCGAAAAACCTGAAGCCTGGAGCGTCAATAAAGTTCAAACAACCAATTAG
- a CDS encoding S-adenosyl-l-methionine hydroxide adenosyltransferase family protein, which yields MAIITLTTDFGIKDHFVGAVKGTILSNLPDVTIVDISHAISPFNIQECAYILKNAYRSFPEGTVHIVGVDSELSPENQHIVVQVDGHYFVSANSGVISLITSEVKPEKVVEIRIPNVISGSFPVLNVFIQVACHIARGGKLEVIGRPFNELRELREFEPRIIDNGKTISGNVIYIDNYGNVVTNIQRSLFNAYRNGRDFEVSARTTKIKEIHTSYNGIINFDLDKNQRKGPGDALALFNSAGYIELAIYKSDLNSVGGASSLLGLNYRDTVTINFL from the coding sequence ATGGCAATCATAACCTTAACTACGGATTTTGGAATTAAAGACCACTTTGTTGGTGCCGTGAAAGGGACTATTCTGAGCAACCTTCCCGATGTGACCATTGTTGATATTTCCCATGCCATAAGCCCATTCAACATTCAGGAGTGTGCCTACATCCTTAAAAATGCCTACCGTTCCTTCCCCGAAGGGACCGTACACATTGTGGGTGTGGACTCTGAACTTTCCCCCGAAAACCAGCATATTGTGGTGCAGGTGGACGGCCATTATTTTGTGAGTGCCAACAGTGGGGTCATCTCGTTGATTACTTCTGAGGTGAAACCAGAAAAAGTGGTTGAAATCCGGATTCCCAATGTTATCTCAGGGTCTTTCCCCGTGCTGAATGTATTCATCCAAGTGGCCTGCCATATTGCCCGAGGTGGTAAATTGGAGGTGATTGGAAGACCTTTTAATGAGTTGCGTGAACTCAGGGAGTTTGAGCCCAGAATTATCGATAATGGAAAGACCATTTCAGGAAACGTAATCTACATTGATAACTATGGAAATGTGGTGACCAATATTCAGCGAAGCCTTTTCAACGCTTACCGAAATGGAAGGGATTTTGAAGTTTCCGCGCGTACCACCAAAATCAAGGAAATCCACACCAGTTATAATGGCATCATCAATTTTGATTTGGACAAAAACCAGCGCAAAGGCCCTGGTGATGCTCTGGCCTTGTTCAATTCGGCGGGCTATATTGAGCTGGCCATCTATAAAAGTGATTTGAATTCCGTGGGTGGGGCATCCTCCCTTTTGGGCCTCAATTATAGGGATACGGTAACTATAAATTTTCTGTAA
- a CDS encoding PhoH family protein: MNELIIELTDISPQDFFGQHNENIELLKKYFPKLKIVARGSKIKVYGDEELLEEFDKRFDLLTSQFAKYNKLDENMIERVLTSNGQEDTASKSSGDVLVHGVSGRLIKAQTLNQRRMVDACKVDDMVFAIGPAGTGKTYTGVALAVKALKEKQVRRIILTRPAVEAGENLGFLPGDLKEKLDPYMQPLYDALRDMIPAEKLAKYIEDGTIQIAPMAFMRGRTLDNAFVILDEAQNTTHAQMKMFLTRMGKNAKFLLTGDPGQIDLPRRVISGLKEALLILKNVDGISIIYLDDKDVIRHKLVKKVIDAYKNIEHQNQF, from the coding sequence TTGAACGAACTTATCATAGAACTCACGGATATCAGCCCACAGGATTTTTTTGGGCAACACAATGAGAATATTGAACTTCTTAAAAAATATTTCCCAAAGCTAAAAATTGTTGCCCGAGGCAGCAAAATTAAAGTGTATGGAGATGAGGAACTCTTGGAAGAGTTTGACAAGCGGTTTGATTTACTCACAAGTCAATTTGCCAAGTACAACAAGCTCGATGAAAATATGATTGAGCGCGTGCTGACCAGCAATGGACAAGAAGATACAGCGTCCAAAAGTAGTGGCGATGTTTTGGTACATGGGGTCAGCGGACGCTTGATCAAGGCGCAGACCTTGAACCAACGCAGAATGGTGGATGCCTGCAAGGTAGATGATATGGTTTTTGCCATTGGTCCTGCAGGTACCGGTAAAACCTACACCGGTGTAGCTTTGGCGGTAAAGGCGCTGAAAGAAAAACAGGTACGCAGAATCATTTTAACCCGACCTGCTGTGGAAGCTGGGGAAAATTTAGGATTTCTTCCTGGGGACCTTAAAGAAAAGCTTGATCCCTACATGCAGCCTCTGTATGATGCCCTGCGGGATATGATTCCTGCCGAAAAATTGGCTAAATATATTGAGGACGGTACCATTCAGATTGCGCCAATGGCTTTTATGCGAGGAAGAACGTTGGACAATGCCTTTGTGATTTTGGATGAGGCCCAAAACACCACCCATGCTCAAATGAAAATGTTCCTGACCCGGATGGGCAAGAACGCCAAATTTTTATTAACGGGCGACCCTGGCCAAATAGATTTGCCAAGACGGGTAATTTCTGGCTTGAAGGAAGCGTTGTTGATTCTTAAAAACGTGGATGGCATCAGCATTATTTATTTGGATGATAAGGATGTAATCCGTCATAAATTGGTCAAAAAGGTCATCGACGCATACAAAAACATTGAGCACCAAAATCAATTCTAA
- a CDS encoding phosphoribosylaminoimidazolesuccinocarboxamide synthase, producing MGQNTLMDTDFHFPGQKSIYKGKVREVYTLENDILLMVATDRLSAFDVVMPKGIPYKGQILNQIATQMMQATEDIVPNWLMATPDPNVAVGKACEPFKVEMVIRGYLSGHAAREYKAGKRMLCGEPMSEGMKENDKFPEPIITPATKAEKGDHDEDISKADILKRGIVSQADYEVLEKYTKALFQRGTEIAAKRGLILVDTKYEFGKTREGEIVLIDEIHTPDSSRYFYAEGYEGLQAKGEPQKQLSKEFVRQWLISNGFQGLEGQTVPEMSDDYIASVSERYIELYESITGDEFVKADVSNIHERIGVNVSNYLNSLS from the coding sequence ATGGGGCAGAATACGCTTATGGACACGGATTTTCATTTTCCGGGCCAAAAATCAATATATAAAGGAAAAGTTAGGGAGGTCTATACCTTGGAAAACGATATTTTGCTAATGGTCGCCACTGACCGGCTGTCTGCGTTTGACGTGGTCATGCCCAAAGGCATTCCATACAAAGGCCAGATTTTAAATCAGATTGCCACCCAAATGATGCAGGCCACTGAAGATATTGTCCCCAATTGGTTGATGGCCACGCCAGACCCCAACGTGGCTGTTGGAAAAGCTTGCGAACCTTTCAAGGTTGAAATGGTCATACGTGGATATCTTTCCGGTCATGCTGCGCGAGAATATAAGGCTGGTAAACGTATGCTGTGCGGAGAGCCCATGTCCGAAGGAATGAAGGAAAACGACAAATTTCCTGAACCCATTATCACTCCGGCCACTAAAGCTGAAAAAGGAGATCACGATGAGGATATTTCCAAAGCGGATATTCTAAAAAGGGGTATCGTTTCCCAAGCGGACTATGAAGTTTTGGAAAAATATACCAAGGCACTCTTCCAAAGAGGGACCGAAATTGCCGCAAAACGCGGATTGATCTTGGTCGACACCAAATACGAATTTGGGAAAACTAGGGAAGGTGAAATCGTTTTGATTGATGAAATCCATACTCCGGATTCTTCGCGCTATTTCTATGCCGAAGGTTATGAAGGATTACAGGCCAAAGGTGAGCCCCAAAAACAATTGTCCAAGGAATTCGTTCGTCAATGGCTGATTTCCAATGGATTCCAAGGTTTGGAAGGGCAGACTGTTCCTGAGATGAGTGATGACTACATTGCGTCGGTTTCAGAGCGCTATATTGAGCTGTATGAGAGTATTACGGGGGATGAGTTCGTAAAAGCCGATGTTTCCAACATTCATGAGCGAATAGGTGTCAACGTTTCAAACTATTTGAACAGTCTTTCTTAA
- a CDS encoding DUF4212 domain-containing protein, with protein sequence MDTDLRKKYWKENLKYLSILIAIWFLVSYGFGILLVDELNTIRIGGFKLGFWFAQQGSIYVFVILIFVYVRLMNKLDKKYGYNVD encoded by the coding sequence ATGGACACCGACCTTCGCAAAAAGTACTGGAAAGAAAATCTAAAATACCTCTCAATTTTAATCGCAATTTGGTTCCTGGTCTCCTATGGATTTGGAATCCTATTGGTCGATGAACTCAACACCATCCGAATAGGCGGCTTTAAACTTGGCTTTTGGTTTGCCCAGCAAGGTTCCATCTATGTTTTCGTAATCCTCATTTTTGTATACGTCCGACTTATGAACAAATTGGACAAGAAATACGGCTACAACGTTGATTAG